The following coding sequences are from one Microbacterium sp. SORGH_AS_0969 window:
- a CDS encoding recombinase family protein, producing MTNVIGYARVSRREQNPDAQEAELRAAGATRVFVDHGESSRIAARPQWVACLDYLREGDTLLVRRLDRLGGSERIILDTLNELRERGIDIRSLTEPQIDTTTPTGRALFGIVAVFAELRVDTIRENTQRGMDHARAQGKADWPTVEAER from the coding sequence ATGACGAACGTGATCGGCTACGCCCGCGTCTCCCGCCGGGAGCAGAACCCGGACGCGCAGGAGGCCGAGCTGCGCGCGGCCGGCGCTACCCGTGTGTTCGTCGACCACGGCGAGTCCAGTCGCATCGCTGCGCGCCCTCAGTGGGTCGCGTGCCTGGATTACCTCCGCGAGGGCGACACTCTTTTGGTGCGTCGCCTCGACCGTCTCGGCGGCAGCGAACGGATCATCCTCGACACGTTGAACGAGCTGCGCGAACGCGGCATCGACATTCGCTCTCTGACCGAACCGCAGATCGACACGACGACCCCGACGGGCCGTGCTCTGTTCGGGATCGTTGCGGTGTTCGCGGAGCTGCGCGTCGACACGATTCGGGAGAACACGCAGCGCGGCATGGATCATGCCCGCGCTCAGGGGAAAGCTGATTGGCCGACCGTCGAAGCTGAGCGCTGA
- a CDS encoding recombinase family protein: MRLLGYTRVSTAGQDPQLQIGSLLSIGVQKRDIFSDVMSGSKTAASRPGMRRLLEYAEPGDTVAVWRVDRLGRSLIDVLNTVNGLRDAGIQVMSVSDGIDPATSTGRLMLNMLATLAEYERELIVERVNAGIAVAREAGIRFGRPKSDPGVVGEKLAIVAQARAAGKTAAEAAALVGWSRASLYRHQSTAGAGSPGVGVPHE, encoded by the coding sequence GTGAGGCTTCTCGGTTACACACGGGTCAGTACCGCCGGTCAGGACCCGCAACTCCAGATCGGTTCGCTCCTCTCTATAGGGGTGCAGAAGCGGGACATCTTTTCCGACGTTATGTCCGGCAGTAAAACGGCGGCGTCGCGTCCGGGGATGCGACGCCTGCTCGAGTACGCCGAACCGGGTGACACCGTGGCTGTCTGGCGAGTGGACCGGCTTGGCCGCTCCCTGATTGATGTCCTCAATACCGTGAATGGGCTCCGGGATGCCGGCATCCAGGTGATGTCTGTCTCGGATGGTATCGATCCTGCGACGTCGACGGGCCGGCTGATGCTGAACATGCTCGCCACGTTGGCGGAATACGAACGGGAACTCATCGTCGAACGAGTCAACGCCGGCATCGCTGTGGCTCGGGAGGCCGGGATCCGGTTCGGGCGGCCGAAGTCGGACCCGGGTGTGGTGGGTGAGAAGTTGGCGATCGTGGCTCAGGCCAGAGCAGCGGGAAAGACAGCCGCCGAGGCGGCCGCGTTGGTGGGGTGGTCCCGCGCGTCCCTGTACCGGCACCAGTCCACCGCCGGCGCGGGCAGTCCCGGTGTCGGAGTGCCCCATGAATGA
- a CDS encoding MerR family transcriptional regulator — protein sequence MHSGELARLAGVTVRALRHYHQVGVLPEPDRGRNGYRSYDVHDLIRVVRIKRLASLGIPLDRMPDLLNDAAPDEGGLLDELDAAFAGQIERLTEQRNLIAHLRIHDAAPDLPPELAPFLAVFVATGLPPNLAKIDRDQSVLLAHLVGKEGMPFLARFYERISGSTVAPSIADIAERFDRLGPTSTEQDISALVENIVVSFEPLLDEFSNGPQPYELIGSASLFSEYTSDVLNEQQQSTLTRIATVLTSRSPNDGASRDSGSTPGVPYPDPETATG from the coding sequence GTGCATAGCGGAGAGTTGGCGCGACTCGCGGGGGTCACTGTCCGGGCGTTGCGCCACTATCACCAGGTTGGCGTGTTGCCGGAACCTGACCGTGGGCGCAATGGGTATCGCAGCTACGACGTGCACGACCTGATCCGGGTCGTTCGAATCAAGCGCCTCGCCTCGCTGGGGATACCGCTGGATCGGATGCCCGATCTGCTCAACGATGCGGCACCAGATGAAGGAGGGCTGCTGGATGAGCTGGACGCCGCGTTTGCGGGGCAGATCGAACGTCTCACAGAGCAACGCAACCTCATCGCCCATCTCCGCATCCACGACGCGGCCCCGGACCTTCCCCCGGAGCTGGCTCCGTTCCTCGCAGTCTTCGTAGCCACGGGACTACCGCCGAACCTCGCGAAAATCGACCGCGACCAATCGGTACTACTGGCGCACCTCGTCGGAAAAGAGGGGATGCCATTTCTCGCGCGCTTCTACGAGCGGATAAGCGGATCCACGGTCGCTCCGTCCATAGCTGACATCGCGGAGCGTTTCGATCGGCTCGGACCGACGAGCACTGAGCAGGACATCTCCGCGCTCGTCGAGAACATCGTCGTATCGTTTGAGCCGTTGCTCGACGAGTTCTCGAATGGTCCGCAGCCCTACGAGCTGATCGGTTCCGCGAGCCTGTTTAGCGAGTACACGTCGGACGTGCTCAACGAGCAACAGCAGAGCACGCTCACACGAATCGCAACGGTACTAACGAGCAGAAGCCCCAATGACGGGGCGAGTCGCGACTCCGGCTCGACACCGGGCGTCCCTTACCCTGATCCGGAGACAGCGACAGGGTAG
- a CDS encoding MFS transporter gives MVRTEAMRLTPVAYLASYLLSLLGNSIAGVALPLIVLQVTGSALGAGAVAAATAIPAMLAGLLMGVVIDRINRRTSSVVTDLVSAASVAALPLIDLLSGLSLGWFILFGIIGSLGDVPGMTARDALLPAIVRHSRIASERLMGVREALGAVALLLGPAAAGTLMVLFDGSTVLWITAATSLAAALLTLLIPHHVGAVVTADGAAATVTGNGWVALRDGWRVLLGSRFLIVTTVLSLASVIVLASLQGLILPVYFTLVGQPGMLGFILTALAAGMLVGGTVYAIAGTRGRRRAWFLSGLLGSTLGFGLIATLSSVWVVLAGAFVVGLSSGLFGSLIGVLMIERIPEQMRGRIMGTQNAIMTAAPPVGIVTAAVLTEYAGVNVAAIALVSVWLVAVAVGLFARSLHNLDPESAEAGNGETAVVDSA, from the coding sequence ATGGTTCGTACTGAAGCGATGAGGCTCACTCCTGTTGCGTATCTGGCGTCCTATTTACTGTCGCTGCTTGGCAACTCGATCGCGGGCGTTGCTCTGCCGCTGATTGTCTTGCAGGTCACCGGTAGTGCCCTCGGTGCTGGTGCGGTCGCCGCGGCAACGGCGATCCCTGCCATGCTTGCGGGCCTGCTGATGGGTGTGGTCATCGACCGGATCAACCGGCGCACATCGTCGGTCGTGACCGATCTCGTCTCGGCCGCGTCGGTCGCAGCGTTGCCGCTGATCGACCTGCTCTCGGGACTGAGCCTGGGCTGGTTCATCCTGTTCGGCATCATCGGTTCGTTGGGAGATGTGCCGGGCATGACTGCTAGGGATGCCCTGTTGCCCGCGATCGTGCGCCACAGCAGGATCGCTTCGGAACGGCTCATGGGAGTCCGCGAGGCCCTGGGCGCGGTCGCGCTGCTGCTCGGCCCAGCGGCGGCAGGGACGCTCATGGTGCTGTTCGACGGGTCCACGGTGCTGTGGATAACCGCGGCGACATCATTGGCAGCGGCGCTGCTGACGTTGCTCATCCCGCACCACGTCGGTGCCGTTGTCACCGCGGACGGCGCTGCGGCCACTGTCACGGGCAACGGCTGGGTCGCGCTCCGGGACGGGTGGCGGGTGCTACTTGGTAGCCGATTCCTGATCGTCACCACGGTGCTGAGCCTCGCGTCGGTGATCGTGCTTGCTTCCCTGCAAGGGTTGATCCTGCCTGTCTACTTCACGCTCGTCGGGCAACCCGGAATGCTCGGCTTCATCCTCACCGCCCTGGCCGCTGGAATGCTGGTCGGCGGTACGGTTTACGCGATCGCTGGCACCCGCGGACGACGGCGCGCATGGTTCCTCTCTGGGCTGCTCGGTAGCACCCTCGGCTTCGGTCTCATCGCCACCCTGTCCTCCGTGTGGGTGGTCTTGGCCGGCGCATTCGTCGTCGGCCTGTCCAGCGGACTCTTCGGCAGCCTGATCGGAGTGCTGATGATCGAGCGCATCCCCGAGCAGATGCGCGGACGGATCATGGGCACACAGAACGCGATCATGACCGCCGCCCCACCCGTCGGGATCGTGACCGCCGCCGTTCTCACTGAGTACGCGGGCGTGAACGTCGCGGCGATCGCTCTCGTGAGTGTGTGGCTGGTCGCGGTCGCCGTCGGCTTGTTCGCACGCTCGCTGCATAACCTGGACCCCGAGTCGGCAGAGGCCGGCAACGGCGAGACGGCGGTGGTTGACAGTGCATAG
- a CDS encoding ArsR family transcriptional regulator, which produces MDDLQRRADAFAALADPGRLQIVDLLSIGDMSSSEIAATLGMKSNLVAFHANVLESRGIARRVRSESDGRRSYLQLIPEAFSALALGPRKVGGRVVFVCTANSARSQLAQAIWTAHSSIPAASAGTRPADRVNPGAVAAAARHGIPLEADATPRSVDEVARPGDFLISVCDHAHERMRGRDDVHWSIRDPARAGSIEAFDETVAELRARITRVAPQLAAA; this is translated from the coding sequence ATGGACGACCTTCAACGGCGCGCGGATGCCTTCGCTGCCCTCGCGGATCCGGGACGCCTGCAGATCGTCGACCTGCTCTCCATCGGCGACATGTCGTCGAGCGAGATCGCTGCGACCCTCGGGATGAAGTCGAACCTGGTCGCCTTCCACGCCAACGTCTTGGAGTCTCGCGGTATCGCTCGACGTGTCCGATCAGAGTCCGACGGTCGTCGCAGCTACCTCCAGCTCATCCCCGAAGCGTTCTCGGCGCTCGCCCTGGGACCGCGGAAAGTGGGAGGCCGGGTGGTCTTCGTCTGCACCGCCAACTCCGCGCGCTCGCAACTCGCGCAGGCCATCTGGACTGCCCACAGCTCCATTCCGGCCGCGTCCGCGGGCACCCGTCCCGCCGATCGGGTGAATCCCGGCGCGGTGGCCGCCGCCGCTCGCCACGGCATCCCCCTCGAGGCGGATGCGACCCCTCGTTCGGTCGACGAGGTCGCGCGTCCCGGCGACTTCCTGATCAGCGTCTGCGACCACGCCCACGAACGGATGCGGGGACGAGACGACGTGCACTGGTCCATCCGCGACCCCGCACGAGCGGGCAGCATCGAAGCCTTCGACGAAACGGTGGCCGAGCTGCGCGCCCGTATCACCCGCGTCGCTCCCCAGCTCGCGGCGGCGTAG
- a CDS encoding serine/threonine-protein kinase, producing the protein MSTATRRDRSRGSEREALSALLGEVFAGRYRLLEPLGLDGGSRVFRARDDILARDVAVKIFRADPRDASDPPRRLAAAHVLTGLDHPSLVTLYDAHLGRDGRGFLVMELIKGPTLRQHLDQNGPLPSEAAAGVLRDIARGLAVVHEAGIVHQRLRSSNTLLRPLRDGSRPFAAVLSDFGVTDLLERAARADGLDLTVDTAEYLPPERVHGEGAQPASDIYSLGLLMLEALTAERPLSGGLVQDLLLDPLAYDPEIPTTFGYGWELLLTAMTARDPDARPTASEVAALAAELHDLPEPTPATVITTDSPEPVPALRAVRQTRDVVARKRRPALWTWVTHYH; encoded by the coding sequence GTGAGCACCGCAACGCGACGCGACCGCAGCCGCGGCTCCGAACGGGAGGCCCTCTCGGCCCTTCTCGGCGAGGTGTTCGCGGGGCGATACCGGCTGCTGGAGCCCCTCGGACTCGACGGCGGATCGCGCGTGTTCCGCGCGCGGGACGACATCCTCGCGCGCGACGTCGCCGTGAAGATCTTCCGCGCCGACCCGCGCGATGCTTCCGATCCACCGCGCCGCCTTGCCGCCGCTCACGTGCTCACCGGGCTCGATCACCCGTCTCTGGTGACCCTCTACGACGCGCACCTCGGGCGCGACGGCCGTGGGTTTCTCGTCATGGAGCTCATCAAGGGGCCCACTCTGCGACAGCACCTCGACCAGAACGGTCCTCTCCCCTCCGAGGCGGCCGCGGGGGTGCTCCGGGATATCGCACGTGGCCTCGCCGTTGTCCACGAGGCGGGCATCGTCCACCAGCGTCTCCGTTCGTCGAACACGCTCCTTCGCCCTCTGCGAGACGGCAGTCGGCCTTTCGCCGCGGTCCTCTCCGACTTCGGCGTGACGGACCTCCTGGAGCGCGCGGCACGAGCGGACGGGCTCGACCTCACCGTCGACACGGCGGAGTACCTTCCTCCGGAACGTGTCCACGGCGAAGGCGCCCAACCTGCCTCCGACATCTACTCGCTCGGCCTTCTGATGCTCGAGGCGCTGACCGCGGAGCGCCCCCTTTCCGGCGGACTGGTGCAGGACCTCCTTCTCGACCCTCTGGCGTATGACCCGGAGATCCCCACGACGTTCGGGTACGGCTGGGAACTGCTGCTCACCGCCATGACGGCCCGTGACCCCGACGCACGCCCCACCGCGTCGGAGGTCGCGGCCCTGGCGGCCGAACTGCACGACCTCCCCGAGCCGACGCCGGCAACGGTGATCACCACGGACAGTCCGGAGCCGGTGCCGGCACTTCGAGCCGTGCGTCAGACGCGCGACGTCGTCGCGCGGAAGCGTCGACCCGCGCTCTGGACGTGGGTCACCCACTACCACTAG
- a CDS encoding Fic family protein codes for MADRFDTWESYFYPETINGLNGTLRNKFDERDFFELKAREYGQTARRGFELEAGMVDIPKTFDAEHLKAIHRHLFQDVYEWAGEFRTVNMGKGPGRDFGHVDDGEVGRYLSEVHQLATSTDWASISRNDFIATSATVFAYVNQAHPFREGNGRTSKQFMHDLAEGSPFRFEFDRVTPEQWNQASAMSRPDMFAFAPDPSSLVPIFNAVSVEKPSLAADPLADVRAVISGSYQRSPKEATRGAGQSGQQPPRARRSGPGHMSDRFPTAGLER; via the coding sequence GTGGCCGATCGGTTCGATACCTGGGAGTCGTATTTCTATCCCGAGACCATCAACGGTCTGAACGGCACTCTGCGCAACAAGTTCGATGAGCGCGACTTCTTCGAGCTGAAAGCTCGCGAGTACGGGCAGACGGCCCGTCGCGGGTTCGAGCTGGAAGCGGGGATGGTCGATATCCCTAAGACGTTCGACGCGGAGCACTTGAAGGCGATTCACCGGCACCTGTTCCAGGACGTGTACGAGTGGGCGGGGGAGTTCCGCACGGTCAACATGGGCAAGGGTCCGGGGCGCGACTTCGGCCACGTCGACGACGGGGAAGTGGGCCGCTACCTCTCCGAGGTGCACCAGCTCGCGACGTCGACCGACTGGGCCTCGATCAGCCGTAACGACTTCATTGCCACCAGCGCCACCGTGTTCGCGTACGTGAACCAGGCGCACCCGTTCCGCGAGGGCAACGGCAGGACGTCGAAGCAGTTCATGCACGACCTGGCCGAGGGCTCGCCGTTCCGGTTCGAGTTCGACCGGGTGACTCCCGAGCAGTGGAACCAGGCATCCGCTATGAGCCGTCCCGACATGTTCGCGTTCGCTCCTGACCCGTCGTCGCTCGTGCCGATCTTCAACGCGGTGAGTGTCGAGAAGCCATCCCTCGCGGCCGACCCTCTCGCAGACGTCCGAGCCGTCATCAGCGGCAGCTACCAACGGTCCCCGAAAGAAGCGACCAGGGGTGCGGGCCAGAGCGGCCAGCAGCCGCCCCGGGCCCGCCGTAGCGGCCCCGGCCACATGTCCGACCGGTTCCCCACGGCGGGGCTCGAGAGATGA
- a CDS encoding DUF5677 domain-containing protein has translation MKLTGSELRTVIDELQSAWQAHGDADSLYQPAARRDQRFTGEDAARVAIVHGWARHLHETARAAALLLDNRMTNAALPLVRQMFECALTAVWVVQSKDQHGVRAIIREHSRSRRAFAIDAHKAASPTFRESADDIADSELAHDLATSDSSRQFRDICLDLSPGGVDAYIYYRVMSSYSHASLAVTDLYYKAADPGSGAMPYRLAEPRAAIPADTLLYFVAVTLVWGARAYTYTSRDHTHRSVIRRAAHTLQVNSEIQLSDHYRRRHAKPRTTR, from the coding sequence GTGAAGCTCACCGGCAGCGAGCTGCGAACGGTCATCGACGAGTTGCAGAGCGCATGGCAAGCACACGGCGACGCCGATTCTCTCTACCAACCCGCGGCGCGGCGGGATCAGCGGTTCACGGGAGAGGACGCCGCGCGGGTCGCCATCGTGCACGGCTGGGCGCGGCACTTGCATGAGACGGCGAGGGCGGCGGCTCTTCTTCTCGATAACCGGATGACCAACGCTGCGCTTCCTCTCGTCCGCCAGATGTTCGAGTGCGCCCTGACCGCTGTGTGGGTCGTTCAGAGCAAGGATCAGCACGGGGTACGCGCGATCATTCGCGAGCACTCCCGTAGCCGCAGAGCGTTCGCGATCGACGCTCACAAGGCGGCGTCACCGACGTTCCGAGAGTCGGCGGATGACATTGCCGATAGCGAGCTCGCTCATGACTTGGCGACGTCGGACAGCTCGCGTCAGTTCCGCGATATCTGCCTCGATCTTTCGCCCGGTGGCGTTGACGCCTACATCTACTACCGAGTCATGTCGAGCTATAGCCATGCGTCCCTGGCAGTCACGGACCTGTACTACAAGGCCGCCGACCCGGGCAGCGGTGCGATGCCCTATCGCCTTGCTGAACCCCGCGCCGCGATACCCGCCGACACGTTGCTCTATTTTGTCGCAGTAACACTCGTCTGGGGTGCTCGCGCGTACACCTACACAAGCCGAGATCACACGCACCGCAGCGTCATCCGTCGTGCAGCCCACACCCTCCAAGTGAACAGCGAAATCCAGCTCAGCGACCACTACCGGCGTCGCCATGCAAAGCCCCGGACGACGAGATAG
- a CDS encoding CPBP family intramembrane glutamic endopeptidase — translation MPGEVVRGRVVSIALLIMGALQPVVVGSLPFAVVAAGVAVGLSLWLRSLDAAEAKDAIILVALLYIVGLVPGIGLWPSGPAIAIGVTALISWRAGRLARWREWLRVGRFDGQAWATIGAVAAVSVVALLLWQTVFDGQLPTTYSELAGSVAAPVAVAGALGFTVLNGAIEDSIFFGLLLTPMLRYFPPRSAVALTALAFGLAHLHGVPNGIVGVLLAGTWALMLGYLRTRTGGMLATYLAHVVADATIVAMLIPPLLTM, via the coding sequence ATGCCAGGCGAGGTCGTGCGTGGGCGTGTTGTGTCTATCGCGCTGCTCATAATGGGAGCCTTGCAACCAGTTGTCGTCGGCTCGTTGCCGTTCGCAGTCGTAGCGGCGGGGGTCGCAGTCGGGCTGAGCCTATGGCTACGATCTCTCGACGCGGCGGAGGCCAAGGATGCGATCATCCTGGTCGCTCTGCTCTACATCGTCGGCCTGGTTCCGGGCATTGGTCTGTGGCCGAGCGGGCCAGCGATTGCCATTGGGGTGACAGCGCTCATCTCGTGGAGAGCCGGCCGCCTCGCACGGTGGCGTGAATGGCTACGAGTCGGGCGGTTCGATGGACAGGCCTGGGCGACCATAGGAGCAGTGGCCGCCGTGAGTGTCGTTGCCCTCCTGCTCTGGCAAACCGTGTTCGACGGACAGCTGCCGACCACATACAGCGAGCTCGCCGGATCGGTGGCTGCCCCGGTTGCGGTGGCGGGCGCCCTCGGCTTCACCGTCTTGAACGGTGCGATCGAGGACAGCATCTTCTTCGGACTATTGCTGACACCCATGCTGCGGTACTTCCCACCTCGATCGGCTGTCGCTCTCACCGCTCTCGCATTCGGACTCGCACACCTCCACGGCGTTCCAAACGGGATCGTCGGCGTCCTGCTCGCCGGAACGTGGGCGCTGATGCTGGGCTACTTGCGCACCCGCACAGGAGGAATGCTGGCCACCTACCTCGCCCACGTCGTGGCCGATGCAACCATCGTTGCCATGCTGATCCCACCGCTGCTAACCATGTGA